From one bacterium genomic stretch:
- the aroE gene encoding shikimate dehydrogenase, which produces MQVSASTRLFAVLGDPVAHSLSPTIQNAAFRAAGLDGVYVALRCTAETLPGVMRGIALAGGGGNVTVPHKEAARRVLDRAAAAAVRTGACNTFWSEAGVLCGDNTDVAGFRAAARELMPTMAGARVLLLGAGGAARAALAALEEEGGAAVTVLARTPSRAAELRERFGGSRLTVRTATDPEDVRGQDFDLVVNATPLGLRPGDPLPLDLTTLRSVGAVLDMVYGAEPTPWVASARALGIPAVDGIPMLIAQGAAAFERWWGLPAPVAAMRAALAGVVR; this is translated from the coding sequence ATGCAGGTCTCGGCCTCGACCCGCCTCTTCGCCGTCCTCGGCGACCCCGTCGCCCATTCCCTTTCGCCGACGATCCAGAACGCCGCGTTCCGCGCGGCCGGCCTGGACGGCGTCTACGTTGCGCTGCGATGCACGGCGGAGACGCTGCCCGGCGTGATGCGCGGCATCGCCCTCGCCGGAGGCGGCGGCAACGTGACGGTCCCGCACAAGGAGGCGGCGCGCCGTGTCCTGGACCGCGCGGCGGCGGCTGCGGTGCGCACCGGGGCGTGCAACACGTTCTGGTCCGAGGCGGGAGTCCTCTGCGGCGACAACACGGACGTGGCCGGGTTCCGCGCCGCGGCGCGAGAACTCATGCCGACGATGGCGGGCGCGCGCGTGCTGCTCCTGGGCGCGGGCGGCGCGGCGCGCGCCGCCCTCGCGGCGCTGGAGGAGGAGGGCGGCGCGGCCGTGACCGTGCTCGCGCGTACGCCGTCGCGGGCAGCGGAGTTGAGAGAACGGTTCGGCGGCAGCCGACTCACGGTCCGCACGGCGACGGATCCCGAGGACGTTCGCGGCCAGGACTTCGACCTCGTGGTGAACGCGACGCCGCTCGGCCTCCGACCCGGCGACCCGCTGCCGCTCGACCTGACCACGCTCCGCTCCGTGGGCGCCGTCCTGGACATGGTGTACGGCGCCGAGCCGACGCCCTGGGTCGCCAGCGCGCGCGCCCTCGGCATCCCCGCCGTGGACGGCATCCCAATGCTAATCGCCCAGGGCGCCGCCGCGTTCGAGCGCTGGTGGGGCCTCCCTGCGCCCGTCGCCGCGATGCGCGCGGCCCTGGCGGGCGTCGTTCGCTGA
- a CDS encoding threonylcarbamoyl-AMP synthase, whose product MSAHTWIPFRNDEDRERHAARVAVYLRDGGLVAHPTETVYGLGCALRPDALARLARLKRRGAPRPFLLLVRDARDAPGLEWTEEAERLAEAFWPGPLTLVLRVTGGNYPPEVTGEGGTVAIRASPHPAVRAVLRELGEPITSTSANLPGEPPASTAEDVGAVLEALAPGEPVWILDAGPLPPSPPSTVLAVTGGRPRLLRAGAVSVDELRKVVGEIDELG is encoded by the coding sequence GTGAGCGCACACACCTGGATCCCGTTCCGGAACGACGAGGACCGCGAGCGGCACGCAGCCCGCGTTGCCGTGTACCTGCGGGATGGTGGGCTGGTCGCGCACCCGACCGAGACGGTCTACGGGCTCGGGTGCGCGCTCCGCCCGGACGCGCTGGCCCGGCTCGCCCGGCTGAAGCGGCGCGGCGCCCCGCGCCCGTTCCTGCTGCTGGTTCGTGATGCGCGGGATGCCCCGGGCCTGGAGTGGACGGAGGAGGCGGAGCGGCTCGCCGAGGCGTTCTGGCCCGGACCGCTCACGCTGGTGCTCCGCGTGACGGGCGGGAACTATCCGCCCGAGGTCACGGGGGAGGGTGGCACGGTGGCGATCCGGGCGTCGCCGCACCCGGCGGTGCGGGCGGTGCTCCGGGAGCTGGGAGAGCCGATCACCTCGACCAGCGCGAACCTGCCGGGCGAGCCGCCCGCCTCGACGGCCGAGGACGTCGGCGCCGTGCTCGAGGCGCTCGCCCCCGGCGAGCCGGTCTGGATCCTGGACGCCGGGCCGCTGCCGCCGTCCCCACCGTCCACCGTGCTGGCGGTCACCGGCGGGCGGCCGCGACTCTTGCGCGCCGGCGCGGTGTCCGTGGACGAACTGCGAAAGGTGGTAGGCGAGATCGATGAGCTCGGCTGA
- the ispD gene encoding 2-C-methyl-D-erythritol 4-phosphate cytidylyltransferase — protein sequence MSVRAVAVLPAAGAGRRMGGVRKPLIELAGEPMLLHALRPFLAHPAVVQVIVALAPQEAQRPPEWLTTLDPRIRVVAGGAERGDSVRNGLEAVPGDADVVLIHDAARPLVSAAEVERAIAAAAQGVGAVVAVPVVDTLKYVDAGRTVVETRKRDGLWHALTPQAFPRAMILDAYRRAARDGVTATDDAALVEHYGGTVVVVEGSRANIKVTTAADLELAEAVLAARRAAHRARVVESS from the coding sequence ATGAGCGTCCGGGCGGTGGCCGTGCTGCCCGCCGCAGGCGCGGGCCGACGCATGGGCGGCGTGCGCAAGCCGCTCATCGAGCTCGCCGGCGAGCCGATGCTCCTGCACGCCCTGCGGCCGTTCCTCGCGCACCCGGCGGTGGTGCAGGTGATCGTCGCCCTCGCGCCGCAAGAGGCACAGCGACCGCCGGAGTGGCTCACCACGCTCGACCCGCGCATCCGGGTGGTCGCCGGCGGCGCCGAACGGGGCGACTCCGTGCGCAACGGGCTCGAGGCGGTGCCCGGCGACGCGGACGTCGTGCTCATCCACGATGCGGCGCGGCCGCTCGTCTCCGCCGCAGAGGTGGAGCGCGCCATCGCCGCGGCGGCGCAGGGCGTCGGCGCCGTCGTCGCCGTGCCGGTCGTGGACACGCTGAAGTACGTGGACGCGGGCCGTACCGTGGTCGAGACGCGGAAGCGGGACGGCCTCTGGCACGCGCTCACGCCGCAGGCGTTCCCGCGCGCCATGATCCTGGACGCCTACCGCCGCGCGGCCCGGGACGGCGTCACCGCCACGGACGACGCGGCCCTGGTCGAGCACTACGGCGGCACGGTGGTGGTGGTCGAGGGGTCCCGCGCGAACATCAAGGTGACGACGGCGGCCGACCTGGAGCTGGCGGAAGCGGTGCTGGCCGCCCGGCGGGCCGCGCACCGGGCGCGAGTCGTGGAATCCTCCTGA
- a CDS encoding DNA repair protein RadA: MAKVKTAFFCTECGNETPRWQGQCPACGAWNTLVEEPTARGRPRRRQGAGRSLAGRGDDAASRAVPRRLNEVAAEDSARWRTGLDEFDFVIGGGIVPGSLVLIGGEPGIGKSTLLLQVAARLERDGRAALYVSGEESAAQVRMRADRLGNGTGDVTFLAETDLDAILEHAAARGPAALFIDSIQTVYTPELDGAPGNVTQVRECAARLQRFAKETGVTVFLVGHVTKGGLVAGPKTLEHIVDTVLYFEGGAGLDSRVLRATKNRFGGVDEIGVFRMTPTGLVPVPNPSELFLGERTEGVSGSAVVATMEGTRPLLVEVQALCARASYATPQRVATGFDRQRLALLLAVLEKRAGIAFGQLDVFLNVVGGVRLAEPAGDLALAAAIASSVFDRVVPGDAVFVGEVGLGGELRPVAQIERRLGEAARMGFRRAYVPRRGVPAEAPRGIDVVPVPDVRTLLDLLFR, encoded by the coding sequence ATGGCCAAGGTCAAGACCGCCTTCTTCTGCACCGAGTGCGGGAACGAGACGCCGCGGTGGCAGGGGCAGTGCCCGGCCTGCGGGGCGTGGAACACGCTCGTGGAGGAGCCGACGGCGCGAGGCCGGCCGCGTCGCCGTCAGGGCGCGGGGCGGTCGCTTGCCGGGCGCGGCGACGACGCCGCGAGCCGAGCCGTGCCGCGTCGGCTCAACGAAGTCGCGGCCGAGGACAGCGCGCGCTGGCGCACGGGCCTGGACGAGTTCGACTTCGTCATCGGCGGAGGGATCGTTCCGGGCTCGTTGGTCCTGATCGGCGGCGAGCCGGGCATCGGCAAGAGCACGCTGCTGCTCCAGGTCGCTGCGCGCCTCGAACGTGATGGGCGCGCCGCGCTGTACGTCTCCGGCGAGGAGAGCGCTGCACAGGTGCGGATGCGCGCGGACCGCCTCGGCAACGGCACCGGCGACGTGACGTTCCTCGCCGAGACCGATCTGGATGCCATCCTCGAGCACGCCGCGGCGCGTGGACCCGCTGCGCTCTTCATCGACTCGATCCAGACGGTCTACACGCCGGAGCTCGACGGCGCGCCGGGGAACGTGACCCAGGTGCGGGAGTGTGCGGCGCGGCTCCAGCGGTTCGCCAAGGAAACGGGCGTCACGGTGTTCCTGGTGGGCCACGTGACCAAGGGCGGTCTGGTCGCGGGCCCCAAGACGCTCGAGCACATCGTGGACACCGTCCTGTACTTCGAGGGCGGCGCTGGACTGGATTCCCGCGTGCTGCGTGCCACGAAGAACCGGTTCGGGGGCGTGGACGAGATCGGCGTGTTCCGCATGACGCCCACGGGTCTCGTGCCGGTGCCGAACCCCTCGGAGCTGTTCCTGGGCGAGCGAACGGAAGGCGTGAGCGGCTCAGCGGTCGTGGCGACCATGGAAGGCACACGGCCGCTCCTCGTGGAAGTTCAGGCGCTGTGTGCGCGCGCGAGCTACGCCACGCCGCAGCGGGTGGCCACGGGCTTCGACCGGCAACGGCTCGCGTTGTTGCTGGCCGTGCTGGAGAAGCGGGCGGGCATCGCGTTTGGCCAGCTCGACGTCTTCCTGAACGTGGTCGGGGGCGTGCGGCTGGCGGAGCCCGCCGGCGACCTTGCGCTGGCCGCCGCGATCGCCTCCAGCGTGTTCGACCGGGTGGTGCCGGGCGATGCGGTGTTCGTCGGCGAGGTGGGGTTGGGCGGCGAGCTGCGGCCGGTGGCGCAAATCGAGCGGCGGCTCGGCGAGGCGGCGCGGATGGGCTTCCGCCGGGCGTACGTGCCACGCCGTGGCGTCCCCGCCGAGGCGCCCCGGGGGATCGACGTCGTGCCCGTCCCGGACGTGCGCACGCTCCTCGACCTGCTGTTCCGATGA
- a CDS encoding replicative DNA helicase, whose product MERRDVGSGARSSTAGGGVALQPPPDRHPPYAPEAEVAVLGGMLIDGDAVPKAVEIVDDSMFYREAHRRIFRAMARLFQRGQVIDPITVGEELKKNDELELVGGMAYLAELLDAVPTAANIEYHARIVRERAVLRRLIDAASQIIRDAYESGDKTVEQVLDEAEQRIFQVAQAHDREGFVWIKKILYDAFERIEAIQSAAGGVTGVPTGFPDLDDMTGGFQKGDLIILAARPSMGKTAFVTGVALHAAIVHQVPVAVFSLEMSREQIVQRMLCAEALVDLSRLLRGRLTDDDYVRLAQAAGHLNSAPIWIDDSGALSVLEMRAKARRLKADQPELGLIIVDYIQLMHATGRAENRQQEVSEISRGLKALAKELSVPILALSQLSRAPEQRADHRPQLSDLRESGSLEQDADLVMFLYRPEYYVSPAEAQEKGLEGRAELIIGKQRNGPTGIIELYFRKECTRFESFTHREAP is encoded by the coding sequence ATGGAGAGGCGTGACGTTGGATCGGGGGCGCGTAGCAGCACGGCCGGCGGCGGCGTGGCGCTCCAGCCGCCACCGGACCGCCATCCGCCGTACGCGCCGGAGGCCGAGGTGGCGGTGCTGGGCGGCATGCTCATCGACGGCGACGCGGTGCCCAAGGCCGTCGAGATCGTCGACGACTCCATGTTCTACCGGGAGGCGCACCGGCGCATCTTCCGCGCGATGGCGCGCCTCTTCCAGCGCGGTCAGGTCATCGACCCGATCACCGTCGGCGAAGAGCTCAAGAAGAACGACGAACTCGAACTGGTCGGCGGCATGGCCTACCTGGCCGAGCTGCTGGACGCCGTGCCGACGGCCGCGAACATCGAGTACCACGCGCGCATCGTACGCGAGCGCGCGGTGCTGCGACGGCTCATCGATGCCGCATCTCAGATCATCCGCGACGCGTACGAGTCCGGGGACAAGACCGTCGAACAGGTCCTGGACGAAGCGGAGCAGCGGATCTTCCAGGTGGCGCAAGCGCACGACCGGGAAGGCTTCGTCTGGATCAAGAAGATCCTCTACGACGCCTTCGAGCGTATCGAGGCGATCCAGAGCGCCGCGGGCGGCGTCACCGGCGTGCCGACGGGGTTCCCGGACCTCGACGACATGACGGGCGGCTTCCAGAAAGGCGATCTCATCATCCTCGCCGCGCGCCCGAGCATGGGGAAGACGGCGTTCGTCACCGGCGTCGCGCTGCACGCCGCCATCGTGCACCAGGTCCCCGTCGCGGTGTTCTCGCTGGAGATGTCTCGGGAGCAGATCGTGCAGCGCATGCTCTGCGCGGAAGCGCTGGTGGACCTGAGCCGGCTGCTTCGTGGCCGCCTGACGGACGACGACTACGTGCGACTGGCGCAGGCGGCGGGACACCTCAACAGCGCCCCGATCTGGATCGACGACTCGGGCGCGCTGAGCGTGCTCGAGATGCGCGCGAAGGCCCGCCGGCTGAAGGCCGACCAGCCGGAGCTGGGCCTGATCATCGTGGACTACATCCAGCTCATGCACGCGACGGGGCGTGCGGAGAACCGGCAACAGGAGGTGAGCGAGATCAGCCGTGGTCTCAAGGCGCTCGCCAAGGAGCTCTCCGTGCCGATCCTCGCGCTCTCGCAGCTCTCGCGTGCGCCGGAGCAGCGCGCCGACCACCGGCCCCAGCTCTCCGACCTGCGCGAGTCCGGATCGCTCGAGCAGGATGCCGATCTGGTCATGTTCCTGTACCGGCCGGAGTATTACGTTTCACCCGCCGAGGCGCAGGAGAAGGGGCTCGAAGGCAGGGCGGAGCTGATCATCGGCAAGCAGCGCAACGGGCCGACCGGCATCATCGAGCTGTACTTCCGCAAGGAGTGCACCCGGTTCGAGTCGTTCACCCACCGCGAGGCCCCCTGA
- the coaBC gene encoding bifunctional phosphopantothenoylcysteine decarboxylase/phosphopantothenate--cysteine ligase CoaBC, translating into MPGALAPRRPWEGRRVVLGVTGGIAAYKAAQLARDLTELGASVDVVLTRAAREFVGPITFEALTGRPVVGDILDPGHALGHIRLAREADVVCVAPATADFLARAAAGRADDMLTAILLATTAPVLLCPAMNDRMWAHPQTRANVRRLRRLGYRIVGPAEGRLAYGEGSGPGRMEEPATIVEHVGRALAGETPFTGRTVVVTAGPTREPVDPVRFLSNRSSGRMGYAIAGSAWRRGARVILITGPSALEPPVGVDVVRVETAEEMANAVRGALPTADVLIMAAAVADFRPVRAAERKIKRKEAPGAIALEPAPDVLRSTLDARPAGLVTVGFALETHDALSNARAKLEAKGLDLIVLNDATEPGAGFEVETNRVVILDRSGGEEALPLMSKHDVAEALLDRVAALLGPRP; encoded by the coding sequence ATGCCCGGGGCGCTCGCTCCGCGGCGCCCCTGGGAGGGGCGCCGCGTCGTTCTCGGTGTGACGGGCGGGATCGCGGCCTACAAGGCCGCACAGCTCGCGCGTGATCTGACCGAGCTGGGCGCCTCCGTGGACGTGGTGCTGACCCGCGCGGCGCGCGAGTTCGTCGGCCCGATCACGTTCGAAGCGCTCACCGGGCGCCCCGTCGTTGGCGACATTCTGGATCCCGGCCACGCGTTGGGCCACATCCGGCTGGCCCGCGAGGCGGATGTGGTGTGCGTGGCGCCGGCGACCGCGGACTTCCTGGCGCGCGCGGCGGCGGGGCGCGCCGACGACATGCTGACCGCCATCCTCCTTGCCACCACCGCTCCCGTCCTCTTGTGCCCGGCAATGAACGACCGGATGTGGGCGCACCCGCAGACGCGCGCCAACGTCCGGCGTCTCCGGCGGCTGGGTTACCGCATCGTGGGCCCGGCGGAGGGGCGGCTCGCGTACGGCGAGGGCTCGGGGCCGGGGCGGATGGAGGAGCCGGCCACCATCGTGGAGCATGTCGGCCGCGCGTTGGCGGGCGAAACGCCGTTCACCGGCCGGACGGTGGTCGTCACGGCCGGCCCGACCCGCGAGCCGGTGGACCCGGTCCGGTTCCTCTCGAACCGGTCGTCCGGGCGGATGGGGTACGCGATCGCCGGCTCCGCCTGGCGCCGGGGCGCGCGGGTCATCCTCATCACGGGGCCTTCTGCGCTGGAGCCGCCGGTCGGCGTCGACGTCGTGCGCGTGGAGACGGCGGAAGAGATGGCCAATGCCGTCCGCGGCGCGTTGCCGACCGCCGATGTACTGATCATGGCCGCCGCCGTGGCGGACTTCCGTCCCGTTCGCGCCGCCGAGCGGAAGATCAAGCGGAAGGAAGCGCCCGGCGCGATCGCGCTGGAGCCCGCGCCGGACGTGCTCCGCTCGACGCTGGATGCCCGGCCCGCGGGCCTGGTGACGGTGGGCTTCGCCCTCGAGACCCACGACGCGCTGAGCAACGCACGCGCGAAGCTGGAAGCGAAGGGGCTGGACCTCATCGTGTTGAACGACGCGACGGAGCCGGGCGCGGGGTTCGAGGTGGAGACGAATCGGGTCGTGATCCTCGACCGCAGCGGCGGCGAGGAGGCGCTGCCGCTCATGTCCAAGCACGACGTGGCCGAGGCGCTGCTCGATCGCGTCGCCGCCCTGCTCGGGCCCCGGCCATGA
- the rpoZ gene encoding DNA-directed RNA polymerase subunit omega encodes MRVFTPSEVARHAGSKYLGVLVAAKYARELNALPREAVPAGLEKKLTTRALEALVNGEIEFRLIKRRRKSA; translated from the coding sequence ATGCGTGTCTTCACGCCTTCCGAGGTGGCCCGCCACGCGGGCAGCAAGTATCTCGGCGTCCTCGTTGCCGCCAAGTACGCGCGTGAGCTGAACGCGCTGCCGCGGGAGGCAGTCCCCGCCGGCCTCGAAAAGAAGCTCACGACGCGTGCGCTGGAAGCGCTGGTCAACGGGGAGATCGAGTTCCGTCTGATCAAGCGGCGCCGTAAGAGCGCGTAA
- a CDS encoding guanylate kinase has product MVIAAPSGAGKTSLARALVERHEDLVFSVSATTRPPRPLEQSGKDYWFVTDAEFDRMVAAGELLEWAVVHGRRYGTPRSEVEGALARGRTPVLDIDVQGARQVRRTYPAAVLVFILPPSGEELNRRLARRGSESAEDRLRRLANARQELSAAPEFDYVIVNDDFDRALAALEAVVAGEEHRVPRLDNLAAELERLEKELGEILERSR; this is encoded by the coding sequence CTGGTGATCGCGGCGCCGAGCGGGGCGGGGAAGACGAGCCTGGCGCGGGCGCTGGTCGAGCGGCACGAGGATCTGGTGTTCTCCGTGTCCGCGACGACGCGTCCCCCCAGGCCGCTCGAGCAGAGCGGCAAGGACTATTGGTTCGTCACCGATGCCGAGTTCGACCGCATGGTGGCGGCCGGAGAGCTGCTCGAGTGGGCGGTGGTGCACGGACGGCGCTACGGCACGCCCCGTAGCGAGGTCGAGGGTGCGCTGGCGCGCGGCAGAACGCCCGTCCTGGACATCGATGTGCAGGGTGCGCGGCAGGTGCGCCGTACCTACCCTGCGGCCGTGCTGGTGTTCATCCTGCCGCCGAGCGGTGAGGAGTTGAACCGCCGGCTGGCGCGGCGGGGTAGTGAGAGTGCGGAGGACCGGCTCCGGCGGCTGGCCAACGCCCGCCAGGAGTTGAGCGCCGCCCCCGAGTTCGATTACGTCATCGTGAACGACGACTTCGATCGGGCGCTCGCGGCGCTCGAGGCGGTGGTCGCGGGGGAAGAACACAGGGTTCCGCGGCTGGACAACCTGGCCGCGGAGCTGGAGCGACTCGAGAAGGAACTGGGAGAGATCCTGGAAAGGAGTCGGTAG
- a CDS encoding YicC family protein: protein MVRSMTGFGQAELDTPAGRLRAEVKTVNHRYFVASVRLPPALDRYELQVREWLRAVLPRGHVTLTLRLERPDADGEGPVLGVDEARARQYVRALQTLKERLQLPGEVDIALVSRFSDLIVPRETEAAEVPVDALREVTVAAARACLAMREEEGRRLQADLEARLEAIGAALERVVERAPARLLAERDRLRRAVAELAQDVEVDEERLAREIAYLAERWDISEETVRLRSHIELFRQLMAEPGGEPVGKRLGFLAQEMHREANTIGSKANDAAIEHEVVTIKNEIERLREQIENVE from the coding sequence ATGGTCCGCAGCATGACGGGCTTCGGCCAGGCAGAGCTGGACACGCCGGCCGGCCGACTCCGGGCGGAAGTCAAGACCGTCAATCATCGCTATTTCGTCGCCAGCGTGCGGCTGCCGCCAGCGCTGGACCGCTACGAGTTGCAGGTGCGGGAGTGGCTGCGCGCCGTTCTGCCGCGTGGGCATGTCACGCTGACGCTGCGGCTCGAGCGGCCGGACGCGGACGGGGAGGGGCCTGTGCTGGGGGTGGACGAGGCGCGGGCGCGCCAGTACGTGCGGGCGTTGCAGACGCTCAAGGAGCGGCTGCAGTTGCCGGGCGAGGTGGACATCGCCCTGGTCAGCCGGTTCAGCGACCTCATCGTGCCGCGGGAGACCGAGGCGGCGGAGGTGCCGGTGGACGCCCTCCGGGAGGTGACGGTGGCGGCGGCGCGCGCGTGCCTGGCGATGCGGGAGGAAGAGGGACGGCGCCTGCAGGCCGACCTCGAGGCGCGGCTCGAGGCGATCGGCGCGGCGCTGGAGCGTGTGGTCGAGCGGGCGCCGGCGCGTCTGCTGGCGGAGCGGGACCGCCTGCGGCGTGCGGTCGCGGAGCTCGCGCAGGACGTCGAGGTGGACGAGGAGCGGTTGGCGCGAGAGATCGCCTACCTGGCCGAGCGGTGGGACATCAGTGAGGAGACGGTCCGCCTGCGTTCGCACATCGAGCTGTTCCGGCAGCTCATGGCGGAGCCGGGCGGCGAGCCGGTCGGCAAGCGGCTGGGCTTCCTGGCGCAGGAGATGCACCGCGAGGCCAACACCATCGGCTCGAAGGCGAACGACGCCGCGATCGAGCACGAGGTGGTCACGATCAAGAACGAGATCGAACGCCTCCGCGAGCAGATCGAGAACGTGGAGTGA
- a CDS encoding leucyl aminopeptidase, which translates to MQRVSISVTDAPAVQAGVALLVLPWFEGEAQPAGAAAEVDARMGGAIRAVVGRGDFTGRNDDVAVLYPREGEVQAERVLLVGLGPRQQFDAERLRRAAGVAVRQAQRLGAPGLGVVLPVGTGLDAARLAQAAAEGVVLAAWEFRELRTRPREGGPRGDVSSLLLIADGGLDRAALERGARVGEIAARAENLARELAARPSNLATPTYLAGVAEELGHAHGLSVTVLDRAAIEAEGMGGLLAVARGTQEEPRFIILEYSRGGEGVAPLVLVGKGVTFDSGGISLKPAQNMEDMKYDMSGAAAVLGALSAIAELELPVNAVGLIPSSENLPSGTALKPGDVIRTHLGKTVEVVNTDAEGRLLLADALSYARRYRPAAVVDAATLTGACAIALGHHAIGLMGNDDALVASIREAGERTGERCWQLPLWDEYRPQLDSEVADLKNTGGRPAGTITAGLFLKEFASDYPWAHLDIAGTAYRDEVPPYLRKGPTGVPTRLLVEWVRTRAGVA; encoded by the coding sequence ATGCAGCGAGTCAGCATCTCGGTCACGGATGCGCCGGCGGTCCAGGCGGGGGTCGCGCTCCTCGTGCTCCCGTGGTTCGAGGGCGAGGCGCAGCCGGCGGGGGCCGCCGCGGAGGTGGACGCCCGCATGGGGGGCGCGATCCGCGCCGTCGTCGGCCGGGGCGACTTCACCGGTCGCAACGACGACGTCGCGGTGCTGTACCCCCGGGAAGGCGAGGTCCAGGCGGAGCGCGTGCTGCTGGTAGGGCTGGGGCCGCGCCAGCAGTTCGACGCGGAACGGCTGCGCCGCGCCGCCGGCGTCGCGGTCCGGCAGGCCCAGCGCCTCGGAGCGCCGGGCCTGGGCGTCGTGCTGCCGGTCGGAACGGGGCTGGACGCCGCGCGGCTGGCGCAGGCAGCCGCGGAAGGGGTCGTGCTGGCGGCCTGGGAGTTCCGCGAGCTCCGGACCCGGCCGCGGGAGGGTGGGCCCCGGGGGGACGTGTCGTCGCTGCTCCTGATCGCCGACGGCGGGCTCGACAGAGCCGCGCTCGAACGCGGGGCGCGGGTGGGCGAGATCGCGGCGCGCGCCGAGAACCTGGCGCGCGAGCTCGCCGCGCGCCCCTCCAACCTCGCAACGCCGACGTACCTGGCGGGCGTCGCGGAAGAGCTCGGCCATGCCCACGGCCTCTCCGTCACGGTGCTGGACCGGGCGGCCATCGAGGCGGAAGGGATGGGCGGCCTGCTGGCGGTGGCGCGAGGCACCCAGGAAGAGCCGCGTTTCATCATTCTGGAGTACAGCCGCGGCGGCGAAGGGGTCGCGCCGCTGGTGCTGGTGGGCAAGGGCGTCACGTTCGACTCGGGCGGCATCTCGCTCAAGCCGGCGCAGAACATGGAGGACATGAAGTACGACATGTCCGGCGCCGCCGCGGTCCTGGGCGCGCTGAGCGCCATCGCCGAACTCGAACTCCCGGTCAACGCGGTGGGCCTGATCCCATCCTCCGAGAACCTGCCCTCCGGCACGGCGCTGAAGCCGGGTGACGTCATCCGCACCCACCTGGGCAAGACCGTGGAGGTCGTGAACACGGATGCGGAGGGGCGGCTGCTGCTGGCGGACGCGCTGTCCTACGCCCGCCGCTACAGGCCTGCGGCGGTGGTGGATGCAGCGACGTTGACCGGCGCCTGCGCCATCGCGCTCGGCCACCACGCGATCGGGCTGATGGGGAACGATGATGCGCTGGTGGCCAGCATCCGCGAGGCCGGCGAGCGCACGGGCGAGCGCTGCTGGCAACTGCCGTTGTGGGACGAGTACCGCCCCCAGCTCGACAGCGAAGTGGCGGACCTGAAGAACACCGGCGGCCGGCCGGCGGGCACCATCACCGCGGGCCTGTTCCTCAAGGAGTTCGCGAGCGACTACCCGTGGGCGCACCTGGACATCGCAGGGACCGCCTACCGGGACGAGGTGCCGCCGTACCTCCGCAAAGGCCCGACCGGCGTGCCGACCCGGTTGCTCGTCGAGTGGGTCCGGACCCGGGCCGGCGTCGCATGA